A region from the Neurospora crassa OR74A linkage group V, whole genome shotgun sequence genome encodes:
- the elp3 gene encoding elongator complex protein 3 encodes MATTTVTVTRSKKNANLPSENDRFLRCCADIANALIEDHEAAQNGRPQKDINLNSLRSKFAKKHKINNVPPLTAIIAAVPEHYKKYILPRLIAKPIRTSSGIAVVAVMCKPHRCPHIAYTGNICVYCPGGPDSDFEYSTQSYTGYEPTSMRAIRARYDPFEQARGRVDQLKSLGHSVDKVEYIIMGGTFMSLPESYRDEFISQLHNALSGYGTLNVDEAVRSGEQSNIKCVGITIETRPDYCLQPHLSSMLRYGCTRLEIGVQSLYEDVARDTNRGHTVAAVAETFCLAKDAGFKVVSHMMPDLPNVGMERDLDQFREYFENPAFRTDGLKIYPTLVIRGTGLYELWRTGRYQNYTPNGLIDLVARIMALVPPWTRIYRVQRDIPMPLVTSGVENGNLRELALARMKDFGTTCRDVRTREVGVNEVKNKIRPNQIELVRRDYTANGGWETFLAYEDPKQDILVGLLRLRKCSEKYTFREELVGQPTSLVRELHVYGMAVPLHVRDPRKFQHQGFGTLLMEEAERIARDEHGSVKISVISGVGVRSYYRKLGYWLDGPYMSKWLDGRPGPEE; translated from the coding sequence ATGGCGACAACAACGGTCACAGTCACTCGCAGCAAGAAGAATGCAAACTTGCCGTCCGAAAACGACAGGTTCTTGAGATGTTGCGCCGACATCGCGAACGCCCTCATCGAAGATCATGAAGCCGCTCAAAACGGCCGTCCGCAAAAGGACATTAATCTCAACAGCCTTCGATCCAAGTTTGCGAAGAAACACAAAATCAACAACGTCCCCCCACTAACCGCTATTATCGCCGCTGTTCCCGAACATTACAAGAAGTACATCTTGCCCAGACTCATCGCCAAGCCCATCAGAACCTCGTCGGGTATCGCTGTAGTGGCTGTCATGTGCAAGCCCCATCGATGCCCCCATATTGCGTATACCGGCAATATTTGCGTCTACTGCCCCGGTGGTCCAGACTCCGACTTCGAATACAGCACACAGTCATACACGGGATATGAGCCGACATCGATGAGAGCCATCCGGGCTCGTTACGACCCCTTCGAGCAGGCGAGAGGACGAGTTGATCAGCTAAAGTCATTGGGCCACTCGGTCGACAAGGTCGAATACATCATCATGGGCGGCACTTTCATGTCGCTCCCTGAATCATACAGAGACGAGTTTATTTCCCAGCTACACAACGCCCTGAGCGGCTACGGAACCTTGAACGTGGACGAGGCTGTGAGGTCGGGAGAACAGAGCAACATCAAGTGCGTGGGTATTACGATAGAGACTAGACCGGATTACTGCCTTCAGCCCCATCTTTCGAGCATGCTGCGCTACGGCTGCACCCGTCTCGAAATTGGGGTTCAATCCCTTTACGAAGATGTTGCCCGCGATACCAACCGTGGTCACACCGTTGCTGCCGTCGCCGAAACCTTTTGCCTCGCCAAGGATGCCGGTTTCAAGGTGGTCAGCCACATGATGCCTGACCTTCCGAACGTCGGCATGGAGAGAGATCTTGACCAGTTCCGGGAGTACTTTGAGAACCCAGCTTTTCGTACCGACGGTCTCAAGATCTATCCTACCCTTGTCATCCGTGGAACGGGCCTTTACGAGTTGTGGAGGACAGGCAGGTATCAAAACTACACACCCAACGGATTGATCGACCTCGTGGCAAGGATAATGGCCCTCGTTCCCCCCTGGACTCGCATCTACCGCGTCCAGCGTGATATCCCCATGCCGCTGGTGACGTCCGGTGTCGAGAACGGTAATCTGCGTGAGCTGGCTTTGGCGCGTATGAAGGACTTTGGAACCACCTGCCGCGATGTGCGCACTCGTGAAGTTGGTGTTAACGAGGTCAAGAACAAGATCAGGCCTAATCAAATCGAGCTCGTCCGTCGCGACTACACCGCCAACGGCGGCTGGGAGACTTTCCTCGCCTACGAGGATCCCAAGCAGGACATCTTGGTCGGTCTGCTCCGCCTGCGTAAGTGTTCGGAAAAGTACACGTTCCGCGAGGAGTTGGTTGGGCAGCCCACCAGTCTGGTCCGCGAGTTGCACGTTTACGGCATGGCTGTACCTTTGCACGTCAGAGACCCGAGGAAATTCCAGCATCAAGGTTTCGGTACGCTTCTCatggaggaggccgagagGATTGCGAGAGACGAGCACGGAAGTGTGAAGATCAGCGTTATTTCTGGTGTCGGTGTGCGTAGCTACTATAGGAAACTCGGGTATTGGCTCGATGGGCCTTACATGTCCAAGTGGCTCGATGGCAGGCCTGGACCTGAGGAGTAG
- a CDS encoding serum paraoxonase/arylesterase, protein MKLLGSSVTVAVLAYAVYSWGTFIYHNAIVFGFLRSNPVSTFVQEEDIQYIPDTVHCEDLHYHAPSKTLFTACEDYPETRFQWFPPLTNFNDSSILKTHHGSLHVIDPETKKSQRLSVDNFDGPFITHGIEVLTDPEQPNAVYIYAVNHLPNPEPVIAIHPPPADIFKARSQIELFHHVIGTTTATHLRSIWHPLIRTPNDLVATSPTSLYVTNDHLYRDHGPMRFMEDMYAKAEWTDVIYLQFSLEAPSTPAETDAVAGVTAHVALDKFHNANGLGHGRYENEVAIASAASGVLSISELSSSPLSKSSMITVLNRIEFDSTIDNPSYFSDPYAGTADGVDHSGFVVAGLGKAHTLAQTRKQPGAKDPVMVWFAKPVKQEENGNVIWEKRLLFEDDGTRIRSASAAVLVAIDPEKERGKRKAWLFVTGFVSSSVVAVKVDL, encoded by the exons ATGAAGTTACTTGGCTCATCTGTTACCGTCGCTGTGTTGGCTTATGCGGTCTACTCCTGGGGAACATTTATATACCACAATGCCATCGTCTTCGGCTTCCTTCGCTCCAACCCCGTGAGTACTTTtgttcaagaagaagacattCAGTACATTCCCGACACTGTTCACTGTGAAGACCTTCACTATCATGCCCCCAGCAAGACCCTCTTTACGGCTTGCGAGGACTATCCCGAGACTCGCTTTCAGTGGTTTCCTCCCTTGACCAACTTCAACGATTCGTCAATCCTGAAGACCCACCATGGTTCTCTGCATGTGATTGACCCCGAA ACCAAGAAATCCCAACGCCTTAGCGTGGACAACTTCGACGGACCTTTCATCACCCACGGAATCGAGGTTCTCACCGACCCCGAGCAACCGAATGCCGTATACATCTACGCCGTCAACCACCTTCCCAACCCCGAGCCCGTCATAGCCATCCACCCTCCACCGGCAGACATTTTCAAAGCGCGGTCTCAGATTGAGCTTTTCCACCATGTCatcggcaccaccaccgccactcACCTTCGCTCCATCTGGCATCCCCTGATTCGCACTCCCAACGATCTTGTTGCCACATCTCCCACATCCCTCTATGTGACCAACGACCACCTTTACCGGGACCACGGCCCCATGCGCTTCATGGAAGATATGTACGCCAAAGCTGAATGGACCGACGTCATCTACTTGCAGTTCTCCCTTGAAGCCCCCTCCACTCCCGCCGAAACAGACGCTGTGGCCGGCGTCACCGCCCACGTGGCACTGGACAAGTTCCACAACGCCAACGGCCTAGGCCACGGCCGGTACGAGAACGAGGTAGCCATCGCCAGCGCCGCTTCCGGAGTGCTGAGCATCAGCGAACTATCATCGTCGCCTTTATCAAAGTCGAGCATGATCACAGTGCTCAACCGCATCGAATTCGACTCTACCATCGACAATCCCTCGTACTTTTCCGACCCCTACGCCGGCACGGCGGACGGCGTCGACCACAGCGGGTTTGTCGTAGCCGGTTTAGGCAAGGCACATACGCTGGCGCAGACGCGCAAGCAGCCGGGGGCCAAGGATCCGGTCATGGTGTGGTTCGCGAAGCCGGTCAAGCAGGAAGAGAACGGGAATGTGATTTGGGAGAAGAGGCTGTTGTTTGAGGATGACGGGACCAGGATTAGGAGCGCGAGCGCGGCGGTTTTGGTCGCTATTGACCCggagaaggaaagagggaagagaaaggcATGGTTGTTCGTTACGGGATTTGTATCGAGTAGTGTGGTTGCTGTTAAGGTTGACTTGTGA
- a CDS encoding carboxylic acid transporter encodes MESTHEPADPVAKGILPTARQSWKDLFIWKQRVVVTNVYGETATEWAKPVPLKNPISLLAQLSGRDWICFLVGFCAWSADAFDFHALSIQQVKLAAYYGVSKTSVSTAITLTLLLRSIGAAAFGLAGDRWGRKWPMVVNMIVLGILQIATIYSSTYSQFLGVRALFGLFMGGVYGNAIAMALENSPVDARGLMSGILQQGYAFGYVCAACANLGVGGDTDSWKTVFWIAAGLSIGVGIIRCFFPESKQFLEARKEGKAHANPSQFWRETKVMLRQEWKMCVYCCILMTWFNYYSHTSQDNYTTFVLRAKEMDNSAASRASIIMKAGACVGGTIIGYLSQYFGRRRTIIVSSLISGCMIPAWILPNSERALSATGFFMQFFVQGAWGVIPIHLNELAPPAFRSSFPGITYQVGNMVSSPSAQIVNAVSEKIHIVSHTGKLVEAYGPTMGIATAIIVMGIVVTTAFGPEKRGREFEKALPAGMNLQKQHGKQVDDLEMETGHMEKVTSELDDEKREGRAVQ; translated from the exons ATGGAATCAACCCACGAGCCCGCCGACCCTGTCGCCAAGGGCATCCTCCCCACAGCCCGTCAGTCATGGAAGGACCTCTTCATCTGGAAGCAGCGCGTCGTCGTGACCAACGTGTACGGCGAGACTGCAACAGAATGGGCAAAACCCGTGCCTCTGAAGAACCCCATCAGCTTGCTCGCCCAGCTCTCAGGCCGTGACTGGATCTGCTTTCTGGTCGGATTCTGCGCCTGGAGTGCCGATGCCTTTGACTTCCATGCCTTGTCCATCCAGCAGGTCAAGCTGGCGGCCTACTATGGAGTCAGCAAGACCAGTGTGTCGACGGCGATTACGTTGACGCTGCTGCTTCGGTCGATTGGCGCCGCTGCGTTTGGTCTGGCTGGTGATCGATGGGGGAGAAAGTGGCCGATGGTGGTCAACATGATTGTTTTGGGCATCTTGCAGATTGCTACCATCTACAGCTCGACATATTCGCAGTTCCTTGGCGTGAGAGCTTTGTTTGGATTGTTCATGGGTGGAGT GTACGGTAACGCAATTGCAATGGCCTTGGAGAACAGCCCGGTTGACGCCCGAGGTTTGATGTCAGGTATTCTCCAGCAAGGTTACGCCTTTGGTTATGTGTGCGCCGCGTGCGCCAATCTTGGGGTCGGTGGTGACACCGATAGCTGGAAGACCGTGTTTTGGATTGCTGCTGGTCTGTCCATTGGTGTTGGCATCATCCGCTGCTTCTTCCCCGAGTCCAAGCAGTTCCTTGAGGCACGCAAGGAAGGCAAGGCGCACGCCAACCCGTCCCAGTTCTGGAGGGAAACTAAGGTGATGCTTCGCCAAGAGTGGAAGATGTGTGTCTACTGCTGCATCTTGATGACTTGGTTCAACT ACTACAGCCATACCTCCCAGGACAATTACACCACCTTCGTACTTAGAGCGAAGGAAATGGATAACTCGGCCGCCAGCCGTGCCAGTATCATTATGAAGGCCGGCGCTTGTGTGGGCGGTACCATCATTGGCTACCTCAGCCAATACTTTGGCCGCCGGCGGACCATCATTGTTTCCTCGCTCATCAGCGGCTGTATGATCCCCGCATGGATCCTTCCCAATTCCGAGCGCGCGCTGTCCGCCACCGGCTTCTTCATGCAATTCTTCGTCCAAGGAGCTTGGGGGGTCATCCCAATCCACCTGAATGAGCTTGCGCCCCCCGCATTCCGCTCCTCGTTTCCCGGAATTACGTACCAGGTCGGCAACATGGTGTCGTCCCCGTCCGCACAGATTGTTAATGCCGTGTCGGAGAAGATCCACATCGTCAGCCATACCGGAAAGCTGGTCGAGGCCTATGGCCCGACTATGGGCATTGCTACTGCAATCATTGTGATGGGCATCGTGGTCACCACGGCATTTGGGCCCGAGAAGAGGGGTAGAGAATTTGAGAAGGCACTGCCGGCGGGTATGAACCTTCAAAAGCAACATGGCAAGCAGGTGGACGATTTGGAGATGGAGACAGGTCATATGGAGAAGGTGACGAGTGAGTTGGATGATGAGAAAAGGGAGGGACGGGCGGTTCAGTAG